A stretch of Campylobacter showae DNA encodes these proteins:
- a CDS encoding CAP domain-containing protein, whose translation MKIYFVKRGLKFGLLACAFFLSGCDIFGGQSQSSALKSAKQPEFSFVPDSDAVAYLNEYRRGSGLSSLKPNQILSQAAKNHAEYSAQNEYMGHDEAAGRTKFSGATPADRALAVGYKSTLVLENIAYKSDFKEAVDGLFAAIYHRFAFLNLSVDEVGYALASKDKFNAFVFEMGNSRLNAFCTRGASDTGAGRFYTNVCADKNLKIKDSKFDNFTGSMKSYVKFPDATAVTPYFSGEIPDPFPECKITANPVSIEFNANTGEVKFKDFEIFKDGRKIQNLHVITSANDINSKFSSKQFAAFSREVFDFGAQYEAVFSYEQAGARNQSAQNAGSQVKQIKWIFKTKTPQNPYFDARDGDVLGVDADKTYEIFFRPKDCNDLMTRYSYKASGFMTPAVAQSGTNTLSVKLKGMAGDTLSIVAGGMSVKVRLKTSSPEAVRERRAFYVKAGLMIAGVIVIFALIGRKMRR comes from the coding sequence TTGAAAATTTACTTTGTAAAACGCGGGCTTAAATTCGGCCTTTTAGCCTGCGCCTTTTTTCTCTCGGGTTGCGATATCTTTGGCGGGCAGAGTCAAAGCTCCGCGCTAAAGTCCGCCAAGCAGCCCGAGTTTTCTTTTGTTCCTGACTCCGATGCAGTCGCGTATCTAAACGAGTACCGCCGCGGCTCCGGACTCTCCTCCCTAAAACCAAATCAAATTTTAAGCCAGGCGGCTAAAAATCACGCCGAATACAGTGCCCAAAACGAATATATGGGGCACGACGAGGCGGCCGGCCGGACGAAATTTAGCGGCGCGACTCCGGCCGATAGAGCCCTGGCCGTAGGCTACAAATCAACTCTAGTGCTTGAAAATATCGCCTATAAAAGTGACTTTAAAGAGGCGGTGGACGGGCTGTTTGCGGCGATCTATCACCGCTTTGCGTTTTTAAATTTGAGCGTCGATGAGGTCGGCTACGCGCTCGCGTCCAAGGACAAATTTAACGCCTTCGTCTTTGAGATGGGCAACTCGCGGCTTAACGCCTTTTGCACTAGGGGTGCGAGCGATACGGGCGCAGGGCGGTTTTATACCAACGTCTGTGCCGATAAAAATCTAAAAATCAAAGACTCCAAATTTGACAACTTCACGGGCTCGATGAAGTCCTACGTCAAATTTCCGGACGCCACCGCGGTAACGCCTTATTTTAGCGGCGAGATCCCGGATCCTTTCCCTGAGTGCAAGATCACGGCAAATCCCGTCAGTATCGAGTTTAACGCAAACACTGGCGAGGTCAAATTTAAAGATTTCGAGATATTTAAAGACGGCCGAAAGATCCAAAATTTGCACGTCATCACGAGCGCCAACGACATAAACTCCAAATTTTCGTCCAAGCAGTTTGCCGCTTTTTCGCGAGAGGTTTTTGACTTTGGCGCGCAGTATGAGGCGGTTTTTAGCTATGAGCAAGCAGGTGCGCGAAATCAAAGCGCGCAAAATGCGGGCTCGCAGGTAAAGCAGATAAAATGGATCTTTAAAACCAAAACTCCGCAAAATCCGTATTTTGACGCGCGTGACGGCGACGTGCTGGGCGTGGATGCGGACAAGACCTACGAGATATTTTTCCGCCCCAAAGACTGCAACGACCTCATGACGCGCTACTCTTACAAGGCTTCGGGCTTTATGACGCCTGCGGTCGCGCAAAGTGGCACGAACACGCTAAGCGTGAAGCTAAAAGGCATGGCTGGCGATACGCTAAGCATCGTCGCGGGCGGCATGAGCGTCAAGGTGCGGCTCAAAACCAGCTCGCCTGAAGCCGTGCGCGAGAGGAGGGCGTTTTACGTCAAGGCTGGGCTGATGATCGCCGGCGTGATCGTGATTTTTGCGCTAATCGGCAGAAAGATGAGGCGGTAA